One window of Eublepharis macularius isolate TG4126 chromosome 17, MPM_Emac_v1.0, whole genome shotgun sequence genomic DNA carries:
- the HSF5 gene encoding heat shock factor protein 5, with protein MEDPLLSAAPINPNNFPAKLWRLVNSPRFRSIRWDARGEGLLIDQPLFEAELLGAGGGGAGGMMAAAAGGGPGSDGASAPSPLPASPASPELFKTTNFTSFIRQLNLYGFRKVVLGPPGGGGGGSSLSPSAPSSPGGPLHHFHSPHFCRDRPDLLVHLKRLTSANKAKLAAGLEVTSRPPNRFQRLLSTSLHAGGGGATTEALLAHQHHPQAASQGQPAAASVSKPSDSKPASLTLGQFHRSFRRDSLSPYSYLSQSHNQNTFPLKGSDRTPLPPRTWPNALGMIPGQVEASTFSDKGVPFPVLQRFPTEVTYTLQPSATSVHIQQGPQTMATSSQKYSSYAASAPYSQAYYPTAVLQCCSPSTHMDPLSGCASPTASTYTHCSYFQNPPMQSPYPVEFLPSNWPCNPSDETKKTEVNLEAVFQIVDEMHSSPKLEMVKVEPVENQGPTQPNRGQQLLISPGNSEAPSSQASHLEPLTPVGSDITSFVVESDQAIACSLPQSPEFIYTIHTTEPVENASAQMTPQPAATQQTQVKLKEQLNQTSVQSSVVFVQEELPFSQQQDNPSIKCHTSPSETVVSSEQIGFLISEVGPLSKSVKDSVSSVQTKCRERRSSSQKGKSPDLHLLVDVACKQEHFPKEEELRE; from the exons ATGGAGGACCCGCTCCTGTCGGCGGCGCCCATCAACCCCAACAACTTCCCCGCCAAGCTGTGGCGCCTGGTCAACAGCCCGCGCTTCCGCTCCATCCGCTGGGACGCCCGCGGGGAAGGGCTCCTCATCGACCAGCCCCTCTTCGAGGCGGAGCTGCTGGGCGCGGGcggaggaggagccggagggatgatggcggcggcggcggggggcggcCCGGGGAGCGACGGCGCCTCGGCGCCCTCCCCGCTGCCGGCGTCGCCCGCCTCGCCGGAGCTCTTCAAGACCACCAACTTCACCAGCTTCATCCGGCAGCTCAACCTCTACGGCTTCCGCAAGGTGGTGCTGGGCCCACcggggggaggcggcggcggttCGTCGCTCTCGCCCTCCGCGCCATCCTCGCCCGGCGGGCCGCTGCACCACTTCCACAGCCCCCACTTCTGTCGCGACCGGCCCGACCTGCTGGTCCACCTCAAGCGCCTCACCAGCGCCAACAAGGCCAAGCTGGCGGCCGGCTTGGAAGTCACCAGCCGGCCGCCCAACCGCTTCCAGCGCCTGCTCAGCACCTCCCTTCACGCCGGCGGAGGCGGCGCCACCACCGAGGCCCTGCTGGCCCACCAGCACCACCCTCAGGCGGCCTCGCAGGGACAGCCGGCCGCCGCCTCCGTCTCCAAACCCAGCGACAGCAAGCCTG CATCGCTGACTTTAGGGCAGTTTCACCGGTCTTTTCGGCGAGACAGCTTATCTCCGTACTCCTACCTGTCACAGTCGCACAACCAAAATACTTTTCCATTGAAAGGTTCAGATCGGACTCCTCTTCCTCCCAGAACATGGCCGAACGCCCTTGGGATGATCCCAGGGCAGGTGGAGGCATCTACATTTTCAGACAAAGGGGTTCCATTTCCTGTGCTCCAGAGGTTTCCAACAGAGGTAACTTACACTCTGCAGCCTAGTGCTACATCTGTGCACATACAGCAAGGGCCCCAGACGATGGCTACATCTTCTCAGAAATACAGCAGCTATGCGGCTTCAGCACCCTACTCCCAAGCCTACTACCCGACAG cTGTTTTACAGTGCTGTTCTCCGTCTACCCATATGGATCCCTTAAGTGGTTGTGCCAGCCCTACAGCATCAACCTATACGCATTGCAGCTATTTCCAG AACCCACCAATGCAGTCTCCGTACCCAGTTGAATTTTTGCCTTCCAATTGGCCCTGCAACCCTTCTGATGAAACTAAGAAGACAGAAGTCAACTTGGAGGCCGTCTTCCAGATTGTGGATGAGATGCATTCATCTCCCAAACTGGAAATGGTAAAGGTGGAACCTGTGGAAAACCAGGGCCCAACACAGCCCAACCGAGGCCAGCAGTTGCTCATCAGTCCAGGGAACAGTGAGGCACCTTCCAGTCAAGCCAGCCATCTTGAACCTCTGACTCCTGTTGGCTCTGATATTACATCGTTTGTGGTGGAATCTGATCAAGCAATAGCCTGTTCTCTACCACAGTCTCCAGAGTTTATTTACACGATCCACACCACTGAACCTGTAGAGAATGCTTCTGCACAGATGACGCCACAACCTGCAGCCACACAACAGACACAAGTGAAACTGAAGGAACAGCTGAACCAAACTTCAGTGCAGTCATCTGTGGTGTTTGTACAGGAGGAACTTCCGTTCAGTCAGCAGCAG GACAATCCCAGCATCAAGTGTCATACAAGCCCATCAGAGACAGTTGTGTCTTCAGAGCAGATAGGATTCCTCATTTCGGAGGTGGGTCCCCTCAGCAAATCTGTCAAAGATTCAGTTTCCTCTGTCCAAACCAAATGCCGAGAAAGAAGGAGCAGCTCACAGAAGGGCAAGTCTCCTG